Proteins co-encoded in one Christiangramia fulva genomic window:
- the dprA gene encoding DNA-processing protein DprA, with translation MNSEDLLYTLALQHIPNLGDTTAKKLIRHFGKAENIFKEKKSRLLKIDGIGQLRIKELGSSEHFKAAESEIKFIEKNHINTHYFQEENYPQKLKHCLDAPILLFSKGKFDLKNKKILSIVGTRQITVHGTQFCEKLIEDLAVIDPVIISGFAYGVDITAHKAAVKNGLQTIGCLAHGLNQVYPKAHKKYVNQIEENGGFFTDFWSTDKFDRNNFLKRNRIIAGLSEATVVIESAEKGGALVTADIAASYDREVFAVPGRPGEKYSIGCNNLIKSQKSHLLTSAADLLYILNWNIEDRPAAVQKQLFFELEEDEQKLYDFLKDRGKSELDVLALNCHFPTFKTASILLNMELKGAIRPLPGKMFEII, from the coding sequence ATGAATTCTGAAGATTTACTTTACACCTTAGCGCTGCAACATATTCCAAATCTGGGAGATACAACGGCCAAAAAATTGATTCGGCATTTCGGAAAAGCCGAAAATATCTTCAAAGAAAAGAAAAGCCGTCTTCTGAAAATAGACGGCATCGGCCAGCTTCGCATTAAAGAATTAGGCAGTTCTGAGCATTTCAAAGCGGCAGAATCTGAAATAAAATTCATCGAAAAAAATCACATCAACACTCATTATTTTCAGGAAGAAAATTATCCGCAAAAACTGAAACACTGCCTGGACGCTCCAATTTTATTGTTTTCAAAAGGAAAGTTTGATCTGAAGAATAAAAAGATCCTCAGTATCGTCGGAACGCGGCAGATCACCGTGCATGGAACTCAGTTTTGCGAAAAACTTATTGAAGATCTGGCCGTTATCGATCCTGTGATCATTTCGGGATTTGCTTATGGCGTAGATATTACCGCTCATAAAGCGGCCGTCAAAAACGGACTCCAAACCATTGGCTGCCTGGCGCACGGCCTGAACCAGGTTTACCCGAAAGCGCATAAAAAATATGTAAACCAGATCGAAGAGAATGGTGGCTTTTTCACCGATTTCTGGAGTACCGATAAATTTGATCGGAATAATTTTCTAAAAAGGAACCGAATTATTGCAGGTTTGAGCGAAGCTACGGTGGTTATCGAAAGCGCTGAAAAAGGTGGCGCACTTGTGACGGCCGATATTGCAGCTTCTTATGATCGGGAGGTTTTCGCGGTGCCCGGAAGGCCCGGTGAAAAATACAGCATTGGCTGTAATAACCTGATAAAATCTCAAAAATCACATTTGCTTACTTCAGCGGCTGATCTTTTGTATATTTTGAACTGGAATATCGAAGACAGGCCGGCAGCAGTCCAAAAACAGTTGTTTTTTGAACTGGAGGAAGACGAACAGAAATTATATGATTTTCTAAAAGACAGAGGAAAGAGTGAATTGGATGTACTCGCTTTAAACTGTCATTTTCCAACCTTTAAAACCGCTTCGATTTTACTCAATATGGAATTAAAAGGAGCCATCAGGCCCTTGCCGGGAAAAATGTTTGAAATTATTTAA
- a CDS encoding tetratricopeptide repeat protein, producing the protein MKNLILILFLSISAFSSEGQEIPQPLKDVSQDDLGNASDAFQEHFFEALKQKGIENYEKAINQLQQCLKIDDTQAVVFFELGKNYRELENYEQAISNFKKAHELEPKREAILNFLFQTYGMTEDYAGAIETVKKLIPMDPKYKEDLANLYLLNEEYDKALKTLDELDAKYGSNTYRTSLRRQIYARTNNTDAQVQNLRESIASNPDVEQNYLNLIYIYSDQGNEEEAFKVAQELLKTNPGSSLAHLALYKFYLNKDNPEAAIASMDIVFESEEIDAETKFKVLNDFLNYVQQNPKYEEQLIEAAGKLKNWENTPKIYEQLGEYYLKKGNKENALKFFELGIKEDQDNFQLIKNILILQLDFARFEEAKLLSENSLEIFPTQPLLYLFQGVALNKLSEFKKAEEKLKEGLDYLVEDREMESDFYLQLALSYEGMNEMSKAEEFRRKAENLKKEIN; encoded by the coding sequence ATGAAAAACCTGATTCTCATACTTTTTCTGTCGATTTCCGCCTTTTCTTCCGAAGGCCAGGAAATTCCGCAGCCTTTAAAAGATGTGAGTCAGGATGATCTTGGAAATGCCAGCGATGCCTTTCAGGAGCATTTTTTTGAAGCCCTTAAACAGAAAGGAATTGAGAATTATGAAAAAGCCATAAACCAACTTCAGCAATGTCTGAAAATTGACGACACACAAGCGGTGGTTTTTTTTGAATTGGGTAAGAATTATCGGGAACTGGAAAATTACGAACAGGCGATTTCAAATTTTAAAAAGGCCCACGAGCTGGAACCAAAAAGGGAGGCGATCCTGAATTTTCTTTTCCAAACCTATGGGATGACCGAAGATTATGCCGGAGCCATAGAAACGGTAAAAAAGCTCATTCCCATGGATCCTAAATATAAAGAGGATCTCGCCAATCTCTATTTACTCAATGAGGAGTATGATAAAGCACTGAAAACACTGGATGAACTGGATGCTAAATACGGCAGCAATACCTATCGCACTTCCCTGCGCAGGCAAATTTATGCCCGCACAAACAATACTGATGCACAGGTGCAAAATTTAAGGGAAAGCATCGCCAGCAATCCCGATGTTGAACAAAATTATCTCAACCTTATTTATATTTACAGCGACCAGGGCAATGAAGAGGAAGCTTTTAAAGTCGCTCAGGAGCTTTTAAAGACGAATCCCGGCTCTTCCCTGGCTCACCTGGCTCTGTATAAGTTTTATCTGAATAAGGACAATCCGGAAGCTGCAATCGCTTCGATGGATATTGTCTTCGAGAGCGAAGAGATAGACGCAGAGACCAAGTTTAAGGTGCTTAACGATTTTCTGAATTATGTTCAGCAAAATCCAAAGTATGAAGAGCAGCTTATTGAGGCTGCCGGAAAGCTCAAAAACTGGGAGAATACTCCAAAGATCTATGAACAGCTTGGAGAATATTACCTTAAAAAAGGCAATAAAGAGAATGCTTTAAAGTTTTTTGAACTTGGGATTAAAGAGGATCAGGATAATTTCCAGTTAATCAAAAATATCCTCATTTTGCAGTTAGATTTTGCCAGGTTTGAGGAGGCAAAGCTGCTTAGTGAAAATTCCCTCGAAATTTTTCCAACCCAACCGCTCCTGTATTTGTTTCAGGGAGTTGCTTTAAATAAGCTTTCTGAGTTCAAAAAGGCTGAAGAAAAGTTAAAGGAAGGCCTGGATTATCTCGTTGAAGACCGTGAAATGGAAAGTGATTTTTACCTGCAGCTGGCGCTGAGCTATGAGGGAATGAATGAGATGTCTAAAGCGGAAGAATTTCGCAGAAAGGCTGAAAATCTTAAAAAAGAGATCAATTGA
- a CDS encoding acyl-CoA thioesterase, translating to MEAKKPSDSRTTLTDLVLPSETNPLNNLFGGELLARMDRAASIAARRHSRRIVVTASVNHVAFNKAIPLGSVVTVEAAVSRAFKSSMEIFIDVWVEDRESGRKTKANEAIYTFVAVDETGTPVQIPQLEPVTKLEKERYAAALRRKQLSLVLAGKMKPNEATELKALFKD from the coding sequence ATGGAGGCCAAAAAACCGAGTGATTCCCGTACTACCTTAACCGATCTTGTACTTCCCAGTGAAACAAATCCTTTAAATAATCTATTCGGGGGTGAATTACTCGCCCGTATGGATCGCGCAGCCAGCATTGCCGCTCGTCGTCACAGCCGAAGGATTGTGGTTACAGCTTCGGTAAATCATGTGGCCTTCAATAAAGCTATCCCTTTAGGAAGTGTTGTAACCGTAGAAGCGGCAGTTTCCAGAGCCTTTAAATCGTCTATGGAGATCTTTATAGATGTTTGGGTGGAAGACCGCGAAAGTGGCCGCAAAACAAAGGCCAATGAAGCGATCTATACATTCGTGGCGGTAGATGAGACCGGTACACCTGTTCAAATTCCCCAACTGGAACCGGTAACCAAACTTGAAAAGGAAAGATATGCCGCTGCCTTAAGAAGAAAACAACTAAGTCTTGTCCTGGCCGGAAAAATGAAACCTAATGAAGCTACCGAGCTAAAAGCGCTTTTTAAAGATTAA
- the trpS gene encoding tryptophan--tRNA ligase, with product MSRILTGVQSTGTPHLGNLLGAIMPAIEMANDPANDSFIFIADLHSLTQIKDAETLRQNTYSVAATWLACGLDIERTVFYRQSDIPQVTELTWFLSCFFPYQRLTLAHSFKDKADRLEDVNAGLFSYPMLMAADILLYDAEIVPVGKDQLQHLEMTRDVASRFHAKMGEVFVIPEAKVQKETMYVPGTDGEKMSKSKQNTINIFQTDKKLRKQIMGIQTDSTPLEEPKDPDTCNVFALYRLIAREEQITEMRKNYEAGGYGYGNAKQALFELIKEKFSEPREKYEYFINNLEEVDKALAVGAKKAKKVADVVLGKVRAKAGY from the coding sequence ATGTCCAGAATACTTACAGGAGTCCAAAGTACAGGAACGCCACATCTTGGCAATCTTTTGGGAGCCATCATGCCTGCAATTGAAATGGCTAATGACCCGGCTAACGATTCTTTCATTTTTATCGCCGACCTTCATTCCCTTACTCAAATAAAAGATGCTGAAACTTTAAGGCAAAATACGTATTCGGTGGCGGCGACATGGCTCGCCTGTGGTTTGGATATTGAAAGAACTGTGTTTTATCGTCAAAGCGATATCCCTCAGGTTACCGAGCTTACCTGGTTTTTAAGCTGCTTTTTTCCCTATCAAAGGCTAACTTTGGCGCATTCTTTTAAAGATAAGGCTGATCGCCTCGAAGATGTGAACGCCGGACTTTTCTCTTATCCCATGCTAATGGCTGCAGATATTCTGCTTTATGACGCTGAAATTGTTCCGGTTGGAAAAGATCAGTTACAACACCTGGAGATGACCCGCGATGTGGCATCAAGGTTCCATGCAAAAATGGGCGAGGTTTTCGTAATTCCGGAAGCCAAAGTGCAAAAGGAAACCATGTATGTGCCGGGAACCGATGGTGAAAAAATGAGCAAATCCAAGCAGAATACCATCAATATTTTTCAGACAGATAAAAAACTGAGAAAACAGATCATGGGAATCCAGACAGACAGTACACCTCTGGAAGAGCCCAAAGATCCCGATACCTGCAATGTTTTTGCTTTATACAGGCTAATTGCCCGTGAAGAGCAGATCACAGAAATGCGAAAGAATTATGAGGCTGGTGGTTACGGCTATGGAAATGCCAAACAAGCGCTTTTCGAACTGATCAAAGAAAAATTTTCTGAACCCCGAGAGAAATATGAATATTTCATCAATAATCTCGAGGAGGTAGATAAAGCCCTCGCAGTTGGAGCGAAAAAAGCAAAAAAAGTAGCTGATGTTGTTTTAGGGAAAGTGCGGGCAAAAGCCGGATATTAA
- a CDS encoding lysophospholipid acyltransferase family protein — translation MRILKSAAILLWRIWFYILLVVPIVIMLPVLIVLTSAERFYPQFFICARIWAKIIIFGMGFSVKTLAEQLPEKHKSYMFVANHTSMLDIMLMLYVIKRPFIFLGKKELVKIPVFGFFYRRTCILVDRNNQRSRKEAFTEAQRRLEQQNSICIFPEGGVPDDLSIVLDTFKDGAFRLALEHQIPIVPLTFHDTKKRFSYKFFTGGPGKLRVKIHKFICTEGMELKDRRMLKERTRKVILDELQSPSVY, via the coding sequence ATGCGCATTCTCAAATCGGCGGCAATTCTTCTCTGGCGAATCTGGTTTTATATTTTACTGGTGGTGCCGATCGTTATTATGCTCCCGGTGCTTATTGTTTTGACTTCTGCGGAAAGGTTTTATCCTCAATTCTTTATTTGTGCCCGGATTTGGGCGAAAATCATCATTTTTGGGATGGGTTTCAGCGTTAAAACGCTTGCTGAACAGCTGCCGGAAAAACACAAGAGCTATATGTTTGTGGCCAATCACACCTCGATGTTGGATATTATGCTGATGCTCTACGTGATCAAAAGGCCCTTTATTTTCCTCGGAAAAAAAGAACTGGTCAAAATTCCAGTTTTCGGGTTCTTTTACCGGCGAACCTGCATTCTTGTTGACCGAAATAATCAGAGAAGCAGGAAGGAGGCTTTCACCGAAGCACAGCGACGCCTGGAACAGCAAAACAGCATTTGTATTTTTCCCGAAGGGGGCGTGCCTGATGATCTTTCCATTGTTCTTGATACTTTTAAAGACGGCGCCTTCCGCCTTGCCCTGGAGCATCAAATTCCCATCGTGCCCTTAACTTTTCACGATACGAAAAAAAGGTTTTCTTATAAATTCTTCACTGGCGGGCCCGGGAAATTAAGAGTGAAAATTCACAAATTCATCTGTACTGAAGGAATGGAATTAAAAGATCGCCGAATGCTAAAAGAGAGAACCAGGAAGGTGATCCTTGATGAATTACAGAGTCCTTCGGTTTATTAA
- a CDS encoding SPOR domain-containing protein — protein MNIASYIQDLLYRYECVVLPGFGAFLSQKQSAYIDEKTGQFFPPKKLISFNRQLLRNDGLLANYISEVQGVSYEAATNMVREFVYDLEISLEKGEKTEIGHIGKLYLDEEDKLQFEPNNSINFLTHSYGLSNFGVTELQREIYKKEVAQLEEKAPLLFTPEKRRTSILKYAAIGLIALGLSGYAGLNIYSHQVSQHNIAEQQEAENQLQQQIQEATFVIDNPLPAVTFEVEKQSGNYHIVAGAFRVEENAEKKVKELKEEGYKARLIGANKYGLHQVVYSSYQTRREAINALYKIKKTNEAAWLLVQEL, from the coding sequence ATGAATATAGCCAGCTACATCCAGGATTTATTATACCGATACGAATGCGTGGTTCTGCCAGGTTTCGGAGCCTTTCTTTCTCAAAAACAATCGGCTTATATCGATGAAAAAACAGGGCAGTTCTTTCCGCCTAAAAAGTTAATTTCATTTAACCGCCAGCTTTTAAGAAATGATGGTTTGCTTGCGAATTATATTTCCGAAGTGCAGGGTGTTTCGTATGAAGCGGCTACGAACATGGTTCGCGAGTTTGTTTATGATCTCGAAATTAGCCTGGAAAAAGGTGAAAAAACTGAAATTGGTCATATTGGCAAACTTTATCTTGATGAAGAAGATAAACTTCAATTCGAGCCAAACAACAGTATTAATTTCCTTACCCACTCGTATGGGCTTAGTAATTTTGGAGTGACTGAACTTCAAAGGGAAATTTATAAAAAAGAAGTGGCTCAACTCGAGGAAAAAGCGCCTTTGCTGTTTACTCCCGAGAAAAGACGCACCTCCATTCTTAAATATGCGGCGATAGGTCTTATTGCGCTGGGACTTTCTGGCTATGCCGGACTCAATATTTACAGCCATCAGGTAAGCCAGCATAATATTGCGGAGCAGCAGGAAGCAGAAAACCAGCTGCAGCAACAAATCCAGGAGGCTACCTTTGTGATCGACAATCCGTTGCCGGCAGTAACTTTCGAGGTTGAGAAGCAATCGGGCAACTATCATATAGTGGCCGGAGCTTTTAGAGTAGAAGAAAACGCCGAAAAGAAAGTTAAAGAACTTAAGGAGGAAGGTTACAAAGCCCGTTTGATCGGCGCCAATAAATACGGACTTCATCAGGTGGTCTATTCCAGCTATCAAACCAGAAGGGAGGCTATAAATGCTCTTTATAAGATCAAGAAAACCAATGAAGCCGCATGGTTGCTTGTTCAGGAACTTTAA
- a CDS encoding DUF4292 domain-containing protein, whose product MLRKVTILLMISVFVVSCGSRRGINRKIATRDAEAVSVIRKHYKTETDFKTANGKLRAVYQDENKSQAITLTFRMEKDKAIWMSASVLGFPVAKAYITPEQVSYYEKVNQTYFKGDFSLVSDFLGTPLDFQKLQNLLIGQAIYDLRDEEYDFSTSPRGFQFVADDALIKKMFLLDPATFKAQAQQLVQQQENRSLTVTYSDYQKVDGFIFPEKIKIIANEGGDNTNIELTYRSVKFNEDVSFPFEIPSGYEETSLN is encoded by the coding sequence ATGTTACGAAAAGTTACCATATTATTGATGATATCTGTTTTTGTGGTTTCCTGCGGAAGCCGTAGAGGAATAAACCGAAAAATTGCTACCCGGGACGCCGAAGCCGTTTCGGTGATCAGGAAACATTATAAAACCGAGACCGATTTCAAAACTGCTAATGGGAAATTAAGGGCTGTTTATCAAGATGAAAATAAAAGTCAGGCAATAACGCTCACCTTCCGAATGGAAAAAGATAAGGCCATCTGGATGAGTGCCAGTGTCCTTGGATTCCCTGTGGCAAAAGCCTATATCACACCTGAACAGGTGAGCTATTATGAAAAGGTGAACCAAACCTATTTTAAGGGTGATTTTAGTCTGGTAAGCGATTTTTTAGGAACTCCCCTTGACTTTCAGAAACTTCAGAATTTACTGATCGGCCAGGCCATTTATGATCTTCGCGATGAGGAATACGATTTTTCTACCTCACCAAGAGGCTTTCAGTTTGTGGCCGATGATGCGCTTATCAAAAAAATGTTTCTCCTGGACCCGGCAACTTTCAAAGCTCAGGCACAACAACTGGTTCAGCAGCAGGAAAACCGAAGTCTCACCGTGACCTATTCCGACTACCAGAAAGTTGACGGTTTTATTTTCCCTGAAAAAATTAAAATTATTGCCAATGAAGGAGGCGATAATACCAATATTGAACTTACCTATCGTTCTGTAAAATTTAATGAGGACGTGAGTTTTCCTTTTGAAATTCCTTCAGGTTATGAAGAAACCAGTTTAAATTGA
- a CDS encoding sugar nucleotidyltransferase, producing the protein MKIIVPMAGRGSRLRPHTLTVPKPLIPIAGKPIVHRLVEDIAKVLDEKIDEIAFIIGEDFGEQVEKDLMKIANSLGAKGTIYYQDKPLGTGHAIMCAKESLSGPAVIAYADTLFKADFDLDKSADGVIWVKKVENPSAYGVVKLNQNGEIVDLVEKPKEFVSDLAVIGIYYFKNVEVLKDELQNVLDQKLTRGGEYQINDGIQAMRKNGLRFVPGKVDEWMDCGNKNVTVETNGRMLKFLHQDGEKLISDSVKIKNAEITEPCFIGENVELINVKIGPNVSVGDGTRIENSTIKNSLIQNEAEIKNANLDNAMIGNYAKFDGNFTQISIGDYSVLE; encoded by the coding sequence ATGAAAATAATCGTACCCATGGCGGGTCGTGGTTCACGACTTCGTCCTCACACCTTAACCGTCCCTAAACCTTTAATTCCAATCGCGGGAAAACCTATAGTTCACCGATTAGTCGAAGATATCGCGAAAGTGCTTGATGAAAAGATCGATGAGATCGCTTTTATCATAGGTGAAGATTTTGGAGAACAGGTGGAAAAAGATTTGATGAAAATTGCCAATTCTTTGGGTGCTAAAGGCACGATCTATTATCAGGATAAACCTCTTGGAACCGGCCATGCGATCATGTGTGCGAAAGAATCTTTAAGCGGTCCCGCGGTGATCGCTTATGCAGACACTCTTTTTAAAGCCGATTTTGATCTTGATAAATCTGCTGATGGCGTAATATGGGTGAAGAAAGTTGAAAACCCTTCTGCTTACGGGGTTGTTAAGCTAAATCAGAATGGGGAAATTGTTGACCTTGTTGAAAAACCAAAGGAATTTGTTTCAGATCTTGCGGTAATCGGTATTTATTATTTCAAAAATGTTGAAGTCCTGAAAGATGAACTTCAGAACGTGCTCGATCAAAAGCTTACCCGTGGGGGAGAGTATCAAATCAATGACGGTATTCAGGCTATGAGAAAGAATGGCCTGAGATTTGTTCCCGGAAAAGTGGATGAATGGATGGACTGTGGGAATAAAAATGTAACGGTAGAAACCAATGGGCGAATGCTCAAATTCCTTCACCAGGATGGAGAGAAACTGATTTCAGATTCTGTAAAGATCAAAAATGCCGAGATCACCGAGCCTTGCTTTATTGGTGAAAATGTGGAATTGATCAATGTGAAAATCGGTCCGAACGTTTCTGTTGGTGATGGAACGAGAATAGAAAATTCCACTATTAAGAATAGTCTTATTCAAAACGAAGCCGAGATAAAAAATGCCAACCTTGATAATGCGATGATTGGTAATTATGCTAAGTTTGACGGTAATTTCACCCAGATCAGCATTGGTGATTATTCGGTGCTGGAATAA
- a CDS encoding murein hydrolase activator EnvC family protein, which produces MKHVKTLFILLLFFGIASSHAQSKREELEKRRVELQNEIRRINELRIGQQKKRQSVLGQVEDLNQQIKSTENLIKVTNQQANLLTREINTNTKKISQLRKELEELKDDYARMIRKSYKSKSQQSRIMFLLSSKSFLQAYKRLQYMKQYTNYRKKQGEEIKERTRELQKLNANLAEQKEAKEKLIAENRKTRARLEENRKSQQELMSTIKKREGEFAAQIRKKQQEIDKIDRAIEEMVRASIAKANEESGSSSRDTYELTPEAKALAADFANNKGKLPWPVKSGVVTMQFGKHPHPVVQSAMINNNGVRIDTDKGGKARAVFNGTVSEVQAVKGANMAVMVRHGDYITIYNNLQSVYVKRGDKVVTGQEVGEVATSKTTGKTTLHFFIFKNTQKMDPADWIYQM; this is translated from the coding sequence ATGAAGCATGTAAAAACGCTTTTCATTTTATTACTGTTTTTCGGAATCGCTTCTTCCCATGCCCAAAGCAAACGTGAGGAACTTGAAAAGCGACGGGTGGAACTTCAGAATGAGATCAGGCGTATCAATGAACTGCGTATTGGTCAGCAAAAAAAGCGGCAGTCGGTCTTAGGACAGGTCGAAGATCTTAATCAGCAGATAAAAAGCACTGAAAATCTTATAAAAGTCACCAATCAGCAGGCAAATTTGCTTACCCGTGAAATAAATACGAATACCAAAAAAATCAGTCAGCTTAGAAAAGAACTTGAAGAATTAAAAGACGATTATGCCCGGATGATCCGTAAATCCTATAAAAGCAAATCGCAACAAAGCAGGATCATGTTCCTGCTATCGTCTAAAAGTTTCCTGCAAGCCTATAAGCGCCTTCAATACATGAAGCAATATACCAACTACCGCAAGAAACAGGGTGAAGAGATCAAAGAGCGTACCCGTGAACTTCAGAAATTAAACGCTAACCTCGCCGAACAAAAGGAAGCCAAGGAAAAACTGATCGCTGAGAACCGTAAGACCAGGGCCCGTTTGGAAGAGAACAGGAAATCGCAGCAGGAATTAATGTCAACCATTAAGAAAAGGGAAGGTGAGTTTGCCGCTCAGATCAGAAAAAAACAACAGGAAATAGATAAAATAGACAGGGCCATTGAAGAAATGGTACGTGCTTCGATAGCCAAAGCCAATGAGGAAAGCGGTTCGTCTTCCCGGGATACTTACGAATTAACTCCCGAGGCAAAAGCTCTGGCAGCCGATTTTGCCAATAATAAAGGGAAATTGCCCTGGCCCGTTAAATCTGGCGTTGTTACCATGCAATTCGGGAAACACCCTCATCCGGTGGTTCAGTCAGCAATGATCAATAATAATGGCGTGCGTATAGATACCGATAAAGGAGGAAAAGCCCGTGCTGTTTTCAATGGGACGGTAAGCGAGGTGCAGGCAGTAAAAGGAGCCAACATGGCCGTTATGGTGCGTCACGGTGACTATATTACCATTTATAATAACCTGCAAAGCGTTTATGTGAAGAGAGGCGATAAGGTGGTGACCGGACAGGAAGTTGGAGAGGTAGCCACCAGTAAAACCACGGGAAAAACCACGCTTCATTTTTTCATTTTCAAGAATACCCAGAAAATGGATCCTGCAGACTGGATCTATCAAATGTAA